A genomic stretch from Hoplias malabaricus isolate fHopMal1 chromosome 4, fHopMal1.hap1, whole genome shotgun sequence includes:
- the LOC136695674 gene encoding butyrophilin subfamily 1 member A1-like, with translation MGCSFWVFVLPFITCAGALSSQTSITARVGSTAVLPCDCRNVIKEQSPSQSPHVQWRTFSDTVFERSAVELYQGEKYKGRVDVPEDQLLKGNCSLELKEVRAEDEGVYKCSLQVINLQLIQSVELSVEETTETNVNQTSDSSDKRLSPREIAILIAGVILLVLLVLLVAAVFILFRMKKMFGRGGHDVRDNADDNQPGDQENVNEPDGVSSGQLLKEKQSFLTTTS, from the exons ATGGGCTGTTCCTTTTGGGTTTTTGTCCTGCCCTTCATCACCTGCGCAG GGGCTCTCTCCTCACAAACCTCCATCACTGCCAGAGTGGGTTCAACAGCAGTCCTTCCTTGTGACTGTAGAAATGTGATCAAAGAACAGTCGCCCAGTCAGAGTCCTCATGTGCAGTGGCGCACCTTTTCTGACACAGTGTTTGAGAGAAGTGCAGTGGAGCTGTATCAGGGCGAGAAGTATAAAGGCCGTGTGGACGTTCCTGAAGATCAACTGCTGAAGgggaactgttctctggagttaaAGGAGGTTAGAGCTGAGGATGAAGGAGTCTATAAATGCTCCTTGCAGGTGATCAATCTCCAATTGATCCAGAGTGTGGAACTATCAGTTGAAG aaaccacagaaactaatgTCAATCAAACAAGTGACTCATCAg ATAAAAGATTGAGTCCAAGAGAGATTGCAATTTTGATTGCAGGAGTGATCTTACTGGTTTTACTGGTTTTACTGGTTGCAGCTGTCTTTATTCTCTTTAGGATGAAAAAGATGTTTG GCCGTGGAGGACATGATGTGAGAGATAATGCAGATGATAATCAACCAGGTGATCAGGAGAATGTTAATGAaccag ATGGGGTCAGCAGTGGTCAGTTACTAAAAGAAAAGCAGTCATTTCTGACTACTACATCTTAA